The genome window TTCCTTACCCTCGTGGACAAATTTGACGTTTTCCTCGTGGGCGGCGGTGAAGCTCTCTTCCTGATGGTTGCCTGCAGGGAGAGCCGGAGCGGGATGATGGTACTTCTTACCGTTGAGCCGATTGAAAACGATCTTGGGTGCTGGGAGGCTGATGGGTAGAAGAGAAACGGCATGTCACAAGCAGTTTGACGTTAGCGGCAGCCTCGGAGGCCGCAACAGCTGAGCGAAGGACCATGTGCCGCCTCGCCTTCCCACAAGGTCACGGCTGTTGCAATGGCATGAAAGCAGCCCTGACTTGGTGGGAAGCAACAGCGTGAAGGTGTGCTGTGAATCAGGCCTGCACTGATGGACTAACGCTGCCCGTCTCAAGCTGATGACGTCCTCTGCTGCCAGGACGCCGTCGTTCACTTACACAAATTTTAACCAGCACCATGCATCTGGCAAGAGAGTCCAATCagttttagattaaaaaaaaaaaaacagccatgtttccatcacttttggaggacattacacagacttacattaatttcctgcaAATTTGAGACCACAACCATAACAGCTACTTGCCAAAGACTCACCCTCACCTTAACATtagtcttcaccctaaaatatAACGACTTATGTTAGTgtaacacactaacacacacacacacacacacacacaactgataGCATCGTGGTAAAAGTTGCGCACTCACTCAGGCACACTCCAGGACGTCTGCTTGTGCTTGAAGTCGTTTATTTTGTTGTCAAGCTGCTGAGTGGGCCCTGAAATTAAGagaaaaattcacattttactTGACGAACAAACGTCGAAAAGCAGATGACATGCTGTTGGAGTGTGTCCTCTCACCTGTCCGTCGCTGTGTCACCAGTTTGCTGGGACCTCTTGTAATTGTGTACATCATGCGCAGGAAAAGTCACCTCAAAACTTCGGAGTTTGGCACCTTGTGGTGAGTCCAGGTGGAGCAGATACAGGTTGGAGCGGGCCTACTTCAAAAGGCACGTCACATTCGAACTCTGTCCGCGTgcgtaaaaaaaataaaataataaaatatgggTCAGTCCGCTCCTCATGTGACCGGGCTGGCTTTCACTCACATGGTGCCAGTTTGAAGCCAACGCGGACCCACGGGGCAGACGGGAGCCCCACGCAGCCTGTTTGGTAACCTCTCAGAGAGCAGACCCGTG of Chelmon rostratus isolate fCheRos1 chromosome 17, fCheRos1.pri, whole genome shotgun sequence contains these proteins:
- the LOC121621089 gene encoding MAPK regulated corepressor interacting protein 2-like: MMYTITRGPSKLVTQRRTGPTQQLDNKINDFKHKQTSWSVPDLPAPKIVFNRLNGKKYHHPAPALPAGNHQEESFTAAHEENVKFVHEAWQEVVQQEQGPEEARRAVHYEETTPSPHMDNFVPIDLDEWWAQRFLANIDKLS